Within the Candidatus Zixiibacteriota bacterium genome, the region TCGGCCATAGTCAGCGCTTCAGCCTGGTCGTGGGTTACGTGTATGGCGGTGGTTTTGATTTCTTTTTGCAGCTTTACAATCTCAAGGCGCATGCGGGCGCGCAGGTCGGCATCGAGATTTGACAACGGTTCATCGAGAAGGAAGATTGACGGTTTGCGAATGATAGCGCGTCCCAGCGCGACTCTCTGGCGCTGGCCTCCGGAGAGTTGTCCTGGTTTGTCCCCGAGCTTTTCGCCCAGCCCCAGCATGGCGGCGACTTTCTCGACCCTCTCTGATATTTCTTCTCTGCTGACGCCTGAGACTTTCAAGGGAAAGGCCAGATTTTTGAAGACGGTCATGTGCGGGTAGAGGGCGTAGTTTTGAAAGACCATAGCCACTTCGCGCTTTTTCGGCAGGAGGTGGTCGATGCGTTTGTCGTTTAAATATATCTCGCCTTCATCGGAGCTTTCCAGTCCGGCGATCAGGCGCAGAAGGGTGGACTTGCCGCAGCCGGACGGCCCCAGCAGAACCAGCAGTTCTCCATCGGCAAGCTCGAGAGAAATATCATCGAGCACCTTGAGGGCGCCGAACGATTTGGAGATATTTTTCAGGGTCAGGCCTGCCATAACTTACACCTCGATTATTTTCCCCCCGGCCACCCGGTAGCCGCAGCTGTTCTGCCTGAGAAAACCCGGAGGTTCGACAGCCGTCGTCAAAAACAATTGCCGGAAATCCTCAAATGCCGCCACGAGGAGTTCCGCCCGTTTGTGATCCAACTCCGCGAATATTTCATCCAGAAGCAATACGGGGTGAAACCCGCGTTTCTCTTTAATAAGATGGTAAACGGCGAGCTTGAGCGCAATAGCCGCGGTGCGCCATTCTCCCTGGGAACCGTGAGAGCGGGCAGGGAGATCGTTAATATCAAAGATGATGTCGTCACGATGCGGCCCCACCATGGCGGTCTCTATTATTCGCTCCCTTTCGGCGGCCTTCTGGAGTGCGGCCGCAAACGCTTTCTTGATGTCGTCTTTTGACTCCGTTGGTTGAGGAAGAGATACCGACGGCTGGTAACCGACGCGCAGCATACCGCCATCGGAAATATGACCGTAGTATTGCGCCGCTGATTCGGCAACTTTAGCGAGAAAGTCTATTCGGTCTCTCATAATCGAAGCACCTGACTCGACAAGCAGTTCGTTGAAAGCAAAAGGGTCCATGTGCCTTTTCAGGGCGGCGTTTTTTTGGGCTATCACTTTCTGGTAGGCAGCCAGGGAGCTGAGATATTTCTGTGAGAATTGTGACAGGTAGATATCCAGGAAGCGACGCCGCACCGATGGTGAGCCGGCAAGTATTTCGCTGTCTTCCGGTCCAACCGCCACGGCAGAGAAATTGTCGTATAGCTCACTCAGCCGCACGGCTACTTTGTCTATACTTACTCTTTTGCGTCCCCCACGCTCGTATGCCACCGCAAGTTCATAATTTTTATCGAATTGGTTGGCTGTTCCCTCAAGGCGATAAAACTCACATCCCTCGCGTACCATAACCGATTCCGAAGCGGCGCGGTGTGATCGACCAAGATACAGGACGAATATAGCCTCCAGGAGGTTTGTCTTGCCCGAACCGTTGTCACCGTAAAAGATGTTAACACCGGGCGAGAGATTAATTTCCAGGGTAGCGATATTGCGGAAGTCTGTAATTTTAAGCGTCTCAAGTACCATGTTCGTGAATAAAAAAATGGCAGATACACTCTGTAATCTGCCATTCGGTATAGTCTATAAAAACCTCTAGTCAGCCAGACGAAGTGGCATAACCAGGCAGAGGAAGTTATCTTTTGCCTTATCCGGACTGTATATAACCCCCGCTGCAACAGAGGTTGAGAGTTCAAACACCGCCTCCTCGCTATCGAGCTTTCCGAGGATATCGTTTATGTAGTTGGCATTGTAGCCGATCTCGATCTCATCCCCGTTGTAGTCACAGTCGAGTTCTTCTTTACCTTCGCCGCCGACGTCGGCGTTAGTCGTTGAAAGTGTCAGTGAGTTTGGTTTGAGAGCAAACTTCACTTGATGTGTTAAAGCATTAGAGAGGATTGACACACGCCGTACGGCCCGAGCGAGGTCTTCTTTTGAGACAATAAGTTTCTTGTCGTTATTCTGCGGGATGACCTGTTCAAAGTTCGGATAGGGACCTTCAATGAGACGAGAAGTTAGAATAATATCATTTAGATTGAAGATAATATTATTCTCACCGAAGATTATGCCGATTTCTTTTTCCTCTTCCGATACAAACTTTGGAATGAGATTGAGGACTTTAGGTGGAATGATAACATCATCGTACAGCCCTTTTAGCTTCTTATTCTCCACCGCCATCTTGGCGAGACGGTGACCATCGGTGGCTACCATCTGCATTTGCTCACCTTTTGTCTGCCAGAGCACTCCGTTTAAAGCGGGCCGCGTCTCATCATCGGAACACGCAAAGGTCGTTTTGCGAACCATACTAATCAGGTCCTCAGCAGCGATCTTAATTTCCCGTTTCGTATTTACAGCAGGGAGTTTTGGGAATTCATCGGATGGAACGGAGGCAATCTTGTAATTACCGTTCGGTATCTTGATTTCCACTCGCTGTCCGGTAGCTTCAAAGACAATTTCCGATTCGGGAAGTTCCTTAATAATATCAAATAGAATGCGGGCTGGTAGTGACGCCGAACCTTTTTTCGTAACCTTACAATCAATCGACACCGCAATGGAGATGTCAAGGTCTGTTGCGGAAATCTTTATTTTGTTTTCCAGAGCTTCGATCAGAACATTCGTCAAAATTGGAAGTGTCGATTTGGTTGGAACAACCTGAAGAATATACTGCAGGTAGTGTGCCAGTTTTGATTTCGGTAAGGAAAACTTCATCTATTCAATCTCCTGAAAATTAATCTCCACATTCATTTCTTATTAATCTCTTCTTATATATCTAATTAGAGATTATAATAAGTGTGTTGATATGTTGATAATCCAATTTTCTCTTCTATATTTTAACTTCCCTATCCCCTGAGAATCAATAAGTTAAGGGGTTGGAGAAATAAACAACCACAACAATTCTTTGTCTACTATCTATTAACATTACAATACTGTTTTCCACTGGTAAAGTCAAAGGTATTGTATTTATAACTTATCCACATAGTAACCCACAGTATATCAATAAAGTAAGTCAGCTGAAATTTTGTCGATTTTCTGCCTCAAAGTCAGATCCAGCGACATCTTTTTAGAGATCAAATCACAGGCATGGATCACAGTAGAGTGATCGCGGCCACCGAAAGCCTCTCCGATTGTTTTCAGGGAGTTGTCCGTAAGTGACCTGGAAAGATACATTGCTACCTGGCGAGCAAGAGCGATGCGGGCCGTTTTTTTCTTGGCGCACATCATGTGTGGGTCTATACCAAAACATTCGGAACTCTTGCGCTGGATAGCGTCAATAGTTACTTCCTTTTTACGACTTGAGAAGGCATCAGAGAGCACTTTCTCGGCCAGCGGAAGATCTACAGGTTCATTTTTCAAGGATGCATATGCGAGCAGACGTATCAGGGCGCCCTCGAGTTCACGGATATTGGTCGATACCCGGTCGGCAATAAAACGCACCACATTATCAGGAACACTGATACCTTCCGACTCAAGCTTTTTGTACAGAATGGCGGTACGATTTTCCAGGTCCGGGGCCTGGAGGTCGGTGACCAAGCCCCACGAGAAGCGCGACAGGAGCCTTTCTTCGAGCCCTTTAATCTCCTTTGGAGAGCGGTCGGAGGTGAGGACTATCTGCTTGCCGAGATGGTAGAGGGTGTTAAATGTGTGAAAGAACTGTTCCTGTGTGGACTCCTTTCCCGTAAAAAACTGGATATCGTCGATGACGAGTACATCTACATCGCGATAGACGCGCGTAAAATTAGCCACCGAACTGTTCGAGATGGAGGCGATGAAGTCGGATGTGAATTTCTCCGAGGTCGCATACATCACTCTCTTGTTCGGGAAAAGCTCCAGTATACGGTGCCCGATAGCCTGGACAATGTGTGTTTTCCCCAAACCTGTTCCGCCATAGATGTAGAGCGGGTTGTATTTGGTCATACCGGGTGCTTCGGAAACCGCCGTTGCGGCCGCGCAGGCAAACTGATTAAAGTCGCCTACGACAAGCGAATCAAAGTTGTATTTTCCATTGAGGTTGTGTTGGTGATTTGCAGGAGAAATCCGGACGGCATCACTTGACACTTTCTGGAGAGAGTCAAGATTGAGTGCAGTCTGCGGTTCTTCTTCAGCCGGCTTGTTAAT harbors:
- the dnaN gene encoding DNA polymerase III subunit beta: MKFSLPKSKLAHYLQYILQVVPTKSTLPILTNVLIEALENKIKISATDLDISIAVSIDCKVTKKGSASLPARILFDIIKELPESEIVFEATGQRVEIKIPNGNYKIASVPSDEFPKLPAVNTKREIKIAAEDLISMVRKTTFACSDDETRPALNGVLWQTKGEQMQMVATDGHRLAKMAVENKKLKGLYDDVIIPPKVLNLIPKFVSEEEKEIGIIFGENNIIFNLNDIILTSRLIEGPYPNFEQVIPQNNDKKLIVSKEDLARAVRRVSILSNALTHQVKFALKPNSLTLSTTNADVGGEGKEELDCDYNGDEIEIGYNANYINDILGKLDSEEAVFELSTSVAAGVIYSPDKAKDNFLCLVMPLRLAD
- the dnaA gene encoding chromosomal replication initiator protein DnaA gives rise to the protein MYERVTNSNQWDDCLNYLSHRVKEQSFKTWLKPTKGEPGSNGDFKVAVPNQFVADWIKAHFNELIEEALNEVSGRRYTVAYVINKPAEEEPQTALNLDSLQKVSSDAVRISPANHQHNLNGKYNFDSLVVGDFNQFACAAATAVSEAPGMTKYNPLYIYGGTGLGKTHIVQAIGHRILELFPNKRVMYATSEKFTSDFIASISNSSVANFTRVYRDVDVLVIDDIQFFTGKESTQEQFFHTFNTLYHLGKQIVLTSDRSPKEIKGLEERLLSRFSWGLVTDLQAPDLENRTAILYKKLESEGISVPDNVVRFIADRVSTNIRELEGALIRLLAYASLKNEPVDLPLAEKVLSDAFSSRKKEVTIDAIQRKSSECFGIDPHMMCAKKKTARIALARQVAMYLSRSLTDNSLKTIGEAFGGRDHSTVIHACDLISKKMSLDLTLRQKIDKISADLLY
- a CDS encoding DNA replication/repair protein RecF, encoding MVLETLKITDFRNIATLEINLSPGVNIFYGDNGSGKTNLLEAIFVLYLGRSHRAASESVMVREGCEFYRLEGTANQFDKNYELAVAYERGGRKRVSIDKVAVRLSELYDNFSAVAVGPEDSEILAGSPSVRRRFLDIYLSQFSQKYLSSLAAYQKVIAQKNAALKRHMDPFAFNELLVESGASIMRDRIDFLAKVAESAAQYYGHISDGGMLRVGYQPSVSLPQPTESKDDIKKAFAAALQKAAERERIIETAMVGPHRDDIIFDINDLPARSHGSQGEWRTAAIALKLAVYHLIKEKRGFHPVLLLDEIFAELDHKRAELLVAAFEDFRQLFLTTAVEPPGFLRQNSCGYRVAGGKIIEV
- a CDS encoding ABC transporter ATP-binding protein gives rise to the protein MAGLTLKNISKSFGALKVLDDISLELADGELLVLLGPSGCGKSTLLRLIAGLESSDEGEIYLNDKRIDHLLPKKREVAMVFQNYALYPHMTVFKNLAFPLKVSGVSREEISERVEKVAAMLGLGEKLGDKPGQLSGGQRQRVALGRAIIRKPSIFLLDEPLSNLDADLRARMRLEIVKLQKEIKTTAIHVTHDQAEALTMADRIALLHEGKLLQVGTPEELYRNPNSVFVARFIGSPAMNMIAGRIEQEMLVPFGLPVSSYYLTGDKPRMTIGLRPEAIEIRPGGQYEGRVLSCEYFGDSYVVKFHFGGQDLVLSSAKKAYDPGEIVQFSFDPQELLFFSADTGQRI